In Halobacillus amylolyticus, the following proteins share a genomic window:
- a CDS encoding ImmA/IrrE family metallo-endopeptidase: protein MYHYTPLESYIREFLLSLSIRTPHQLTIDHIIERLNIQVYYWDDKSEAMIYKGKKRIFINKLLSREERWQIFAHELCHIMMHHGSQFNMPESFLAYQEWKAENYALHLCVPTFMLLQMELPFRKSEAIYAVSSTFGVTPQFASRRLQHLENQYIASMFDQKLLRKLHGITNVSEDYGDYS, encoded by the coding sequence ATGTATCATTACACACCACTTGAAAGCTACATAAGGGAGTTTCTTTTATCTCTATCTATACGAACACCACATCAACTAACCATCGATCACATTATTGAAAGACTGAACATTCAGGTTTACTATTGGGACGATAAAAGTGAAGCAATGATCTATAAGGGTAAAAAACGGATTTTTATTAATAAGCTGTTGTCTAGAGAGGAACGTTGGCAGATCTTTGCACATGAACTGTGCCATATCATGATGCATCACGGCAGCCAATTTAATATGCCCGAGTCATTTCTTGCCTATCAAGAATGGAAAGCTGAGAACTATGCTCTACATTTATGTGTGCCTACCTTCATGCTACTTCAAATGGAGCTTCCTTTTAGAAAATCTGAAGCCATCTATGCAGTGTCATCAACTTTTGGGGTCACACCACAATTTGCTTCCCGAAGATTACAACATTTAGAAAACCAATACATTGCTTCAATGTTTGATCAAAAATTACTACGAAAACTACATGGCATTACTAATGTTAGTGAGGATTACGGTGATTATTCCTAA